Proteins encoded by one window of Arachis ipaensis cultivar K30076 chromosome B04, Araip1.1, whole genome shotgun sequence:
- the LOC107639752 gene encoding thioredoxin-like protein YLS8 isoform X1 codes for MSYLLPHLHSGWAVDQAILAEEERLVVIRFGHDWDETCMQMDEVLASVAETIKNFAVIYLVDITEVPDFNTMYELYDPSTVMFFFRNKHIMIDLGTGNNNKINWALKDKQEFIDIIETVYRGARKGRGLVIAPKDYSTKYRY; via the exons ATGTCGTACCTGTTGCCGCACTTGCATTCGGGATGGGCGGTGGATCAGGCGATTCTTGCGGAGGAGGAGCGTCTCGTTGTCATCCGCTTCGGCCATGATTGGGATGAGACCTGCATGCAG ATGGATGAAGTGTTGGCATCAGTTGCTGAAACAATAAAAAACTTTGCTGTAATTTACCTTGTGGACATCACGGAGGTTCCTGATTTCAACACCATGTACGAGCTCTATGACCCATCCACAGTGATGTTCTTCTTTAGGAACAAGCACATTATGATAGACCTTGGCACTGGAAACAACAACAAGATCAACTGGGCTCTCAAGGACAAGCAAGAGTTCATCGACATTATCGAGACAGTTTACCGAGGGGCAAGGAAGGGCCGTGGTCTCGTGATTGCCCCCAAAGATTATTCAACCAAGTACCGTTACTAA
- the LOC107639752 gene encoding thioredoxin-like protein YLS8 isoform X2 has product MDEVLASVAETIKNFAVIYLVDITEVPDFNTMYELYDPSTVMFFFRNKHIMIDLGTGNNNKINWALKDKQEFIDIIETVYRGARKGRGLVIAPKDYSTKYRY; this is encoded by the coding sequence ATGGATGAAGTGTTGGCATCAGTTGCTGAAACAATAAAAAACTTTGCTGTAATTTACCTTGTGGACATCACGGAGGTTCCTGATTTCAACACCATGTACGAGCTCTATGACCCATCCACAGTGATGTTCTTCTTTAGGAACAAGCACATTATGATAGACCTTGGCACTGGAAACAACAACAAGATCAACTGGGCTCTCAAGGACAAGCAAGAGTTCATCGACATTATCGAGACAGTTTACCGAGGGGCAAGGAAGGGCCGTGGTCTCGTGATTGCCCCCAAAGATTATTCAACCAAGTACCGTTACTAA